The genome window GGACGTTGGGATTTAGAGTTTCGATACTTTCCGTTTCATTATCCTTGGGTCGTTTATATGGAAGAGGTAAAATCCGATCGGACCTGCCGATTTCAATATCCTTCTTTTTTTGCGCAGGGATTTGCTCTTTTGTATCGATGGACCGGATATCGCTTTCTAAATTTCGCGATTCTATCGTTTTATTTTTTGGCCGCTTTTTTAACGGTTTGCATATCCGTGAAACGTTTCGGAGTATCCGACTCGGTCGGGTTTGCCGTTGGGATTCTTGCGCTTACTGGTTATCCGCAAAATTCGGGTTTTGAATATTCGGAAACCGTAATCTCGAACGTATGTTTTCTGTTGTTTTTAAATGCGGCATTGGGTGTTGCACTTCAAGCGGAAGAATCTAAGACGGCTGTTCTTTACGGATTTGCGGGTTCTCTTGCGGTATTTTTACGTTCCGAAAGCGTGTTCTATTATTTTGCGCTCGGTTTGGGAACGATTTTGTTTTTAAAATTATCCATTCCGGAGCTTTTAAAACGTTTTCGCTTTTTGCTGATCGGATTCTTGGCCGGCGGGGTACTCCTCGCATTGTATAATTATCACGAGTTCGGAGCTGTGCTTGGGATCAGGAGCAAACTTTCGTATTCCGATTTTCTGAAGTTAAATCTGACGACAAAACTCGAATTGTTGAAGGGGTATTTCTTCGGTTCTTCGATTCAGGTAGGGTTGTTTTCGTATTGTTTTCCGATGATTGCTGGAATGATAGGATTTCTCTTTTTACAAAAGAAAAAATCCGATTGGAGCGGTGCATATTCCGTTCTTCTCTTTACCGGAATTTTAGGAATGCTTTTGGTGCAGACCTTTAGTCCGTACAATCCGGGAGGTTTGTATGCGGGTTTACGATTTACGGAAATTTCGTATTATTGTTTTACTTTGTTAATCGGAATTGTGATTCATACAGTTCAGAATTCCGAAAGAAGGCGCGCGCATTATGCCGTTTATTTCTTGTGTATCCTTCAGATTTTTTTCTGTCTATTTCATACCCGCAAGAATATTCAAGTCGTCGACTTCGTAAAAAAACATCACGAGATTCTTCAGAGAGAATGGAAAGCTTATCCCGATTTTCCGGTGGTTCATAAAAGTCTTTTCGATATGTTTCTGGTTTCGACTTCCTATTTGGACAAACCCCATTTTGTGGCAAAGGACGAGACTTCCTGGAAGGGATTGGAATCGGTTCTTGAAAAGAATCGAGTGAGGGGGTTTCAGGTATTTTACTTCGGTTTAACGCCACCGAAAGACATCAACGCACCTCAGGATTTTTACGACGAATGGATCAATACGAAGTATGAGATCCGTTCGTCGAAGTATTCTCTTCAAGAAAGGAAGGTCGTGGAAGGTTTTGTTTTGGAACGTTATGTTTTAAATTCGGATAATAAAGATTAGTCGTCCACTATATTTCGACGCTCGCATAAAGGTCGCGAATTATAGGAGCGGTTTGTAGAATAAGCGGAATAGATCCTCGGATAAAAACGGCTCGAATGGTTCGGCCGTTTTTTTATTTCTGCGCCTTCTAAGCTTGTTTGTTTCGGAGAGGAATCATGTGAAAGACTCCGAAGACAAGAATCTGAAGAGCGTCTAACGCCGGGTTAGTCGATTTATGTTTGAAGGTGAGCCAGAAGTAAGCGATCTCCATCAAATGTACTGCGAGAGTTCCGAATCCGACCACCTTGATCAAAAAGTCCAGAGGTTCTCCCATTTGAATAAAACCGAATAGATCGGCTCCGAAGACGATCCAGAAGAATGCGGATACGATTTTTGCGGCTTGTAAGAGTGGGTTCATTAGCTTTGTTTTTCCTAAAAAAATTTCCGTTATTGAACCTTCCCGAATCGATCAGTCAAGGAAAAAAGAGGACAATCGATTGACTTGTTCTTTGCGAACGGAAAAATGAAGACATGCTTCCTTGTTGTCATCATATTCTTTCCTCCAACCGAGCCGCTTCGGATCATTCTCCCTTTCCTTGGAAGAATCCGAAAAATCTTCCTCCGCTCAGGGACGACGATTCTCCCGCTCACCTCCCTTTGATGGAGAAATACGGACTTCCGTTTATCATAGACATTCATTCGCATTTCTTTCCCGAATACGTGATGAAGCGAATTTGGAAATGGTTCGACGGAGTTCATTGGGAGATCGCGTATCGTGAAAATGAAACGCAAAGAATTGCTACCTTAAAGAAAAATAAAATTCATCGTTTTACGACTCTCAACTACGCGCACAAGGAAAGAA of Leptospira sanjuanensis contains these proteins:
- a CDS encoding LA_3751/LA_3752 family putative glycosyltransferase — its product is MAVVRMEKLFLNSNVKGTVRIVLAILSVSIVVLFVWKRFQWDSGASPLIQTDAQIKVYQTAQYAKNGINNHDCYYEGGRWDLEFRYFPFHYPWVVYMEEVKSDRTCRFQYPSFFAQGFALLYRWTGYRFLNFAILSFYFLAAFLTVCISVKRFGVSDSVGFAVGILALTGYPQNSGFEYSETVISNVCFLLFLNAALGVALQAEESKTAVLYGFAGSLAVFLRSESVFYYFALGLGTILFLKLSIPELLKRFRFLLIGFLAGGVLLALYNYHEFGAVLGIRSKLSYSDFLKLNLTTKLELLKGYFFGSSIQVGLFSYCFPMIAGMIGFLFLQKKKSDWSGAYSVLLFTGILGMLLVQTFSPYNPGGLYAGLRFTEISYYCFTLLIGIVIHTVQNSERRRAHYAVYFLCILQIFFCLFHTRKNIQVVDFVKKHHEILQREWKAYPDFPVVHKSLFDMFLVSTSYLDKPHFVAKDETSWKGLESVLEKNRVRGFQVFYFGLTPPKDINAPQDFYDEWINTKYEIRSSKYSLQERKVVEGFVLERYVLNSDNKD
- a CDS encoding DUF1145 domain-containing protein; the encoded protein is MNPLLQAAKIVSAFFWIVFGADLFGFIQMGEPLDFLIKVVGFGTLAVHLMEIAYFWLTFKHKSTNPALDALQILVFGVFHMIPLRNKQA